The Leadbettera azotonutricia ZAS-9 genome has a window encoding:
- a CDS encoding DUF362 domain-containing protein, with product MASKVYFSDMAYAAYEANQTLPRKMERQLEASGLGDKVKGKNVAIKIHVGSEIGYSTIPPVFMRLLAEFVRAHGGNCFFTDHYIAQRHPEHRGYTQESIGAPIVEAAGHLGKYIYTKEVNWKTFKHVDIAGLIHDADFLIDFAHVKGHGCCAYGGAVKNISMGCVSDRTRREQHGLEGGLKWDKDKCTHCEACIGACNHQANSFNDKGEYEVNFHNCTLCQHCLKVCPTGAITLTDSSYLDFQKGLALCTKTVLDSFEPGNVFFVNLLISITAMCDCWGMTTPYLVPDIGVMSSWDLSAIESASLDQIKIEKLNPEGVPTGSTMGSKGHLFERLHGKDPYSQIKFLEEYGLGSKEYTLEMVK from the coding sequence ATGGCATCAAAGGTTTATTTTTCTGACATGGCGTATGCCGCTTACGAGGCAAACCAGACCCTGCCCAGGAAAATGGAAAGGCAGCTTGAGGCATCGGGCCTTGGGGACAAGGTAAAAGGCAAGAACGTTGCAATCAAGATCCATGTGGGTTCCGAAATTGGGTATTCTACCATACCCCCTGTATTCATGAGGCTCCTTGCGGAATTCGTTCGGGCCCATGGGGGGAATTGCTTTTTTACGGATCATTATATAGCCCAGCGGCATCCTGAACACCGGGGCTATACCCAGGAGAGCATAGGCGCTCCCATAGTGGAGGCTGCGGGCCACCTGGGCAAATACATTTACACCAAAGAAGTCAACTGGAAAACTTTTAAGCATGTGGATATTGCGGGCCTCATCCATGACGCCGATTTTCTCATCGACTTTGCCCATGTCAAAGGCCACGGATGCTGCGCTTATGGCGGAGCCGTCAAGAATATCTCCATGGGCTGTGTTTCTGACCGCACCCGCCGTGAACAGCACGGGCTGGAAGGGGGCCTCAAGTGGGACAAGGACAAGTGCACCCATTGCGAAGCCTGCATTGGCGCATGCAACCACCAGGCTAACTCCTTCAACGACAAGGGCGAGTACGAGGTGAATTTCCACAACTGTACCCTCTGCCAGCACTGCCTCAAGGTATGCCCCACCGGAGCAATCACCCTTACGGATTCCAGCTACCTCGATTTCCAGAAGGGCCTTGCCCTCTGCACCAAAACGGTTTTGGACAGCTTCGAGCCCGGCAATGTGTTCTTTGTCAATCTCCTGATTTCCATAACCGCCATGTGCGACTGCTGGGGCATGACCACCCCCTACCTGGTGCCGGATATCGGCGTGATGTCGTCCTGGGATCTTTCCGCCATCGAAAGCGCGAGCCTCGACCAGATAAAGATCGAAAAGCTCAACCCCGAGGGTGTGCCTACAGGGAGCACCATGGGAAGCAAAGGCCACCTCTTTGAAAGGCTCCACGGCAAAGATCCCTATTCCCAGATCAAGTTCCTTGAGGAATACGGCTTGGGGAGCAAAGAGTATACCCTGGAGATGGTGAAGTAA
- a CDS encoding tetratricopeptide repeat protein, whose translation MKKPIIPINTNTIYSVSILTVLLLTFFSCSSAPKKPLEVLTDRNMAASQLDLANRTANQGRYNDALLILEDAWVTAVSVDDPGLLIKCSLSRGNILFSMGRHDEAFSNWDYAQKEGENAGIVNLVSQARIARARGQLVLLMAGSSGIADPAAVEAIKVEVRAALSAMKSDPMGEASGNLVLGMAEKELARYPEAEYIVRRALEIHEKNRYLEEAAYDWYLIASIRSVSGSYNRAAEALRTAISFDRRAENGFGLASSWQALGDVYLKMGNASDAEAAYKRAAGIFEALGLPVLAEKIRAKPGL comes from the coding sequence ATGAAAAAGCCTATAATACCAATTAACACTAATACGATTTATTCTGTTTCGATTTTAACAGTATTGCTGCTAACATTTTTCAGTTGTTCTTCCGCGCCCAAGAAACCCCTTGAGGTGTTGACCGACCGCAATATGGCTGCAAGCCAGCTCGACCTTGCCAACAGGACTGCCAACCAGGGCCGCTATAACGATGCCCTCCTTATACTTGAGGATGCCTGGGTGACAGCGGTAAGCGTGGACGATCCCGGCCTGCTCATTAAATGCTCCCTGTCCCGGGGGAATATACTCTTTTCCATGGGCCGCCATGACGAAGCTTTTTCCAATTGGGATTATGCCCAAAAAGAAGGCGAGAATGCAGGGATCGTGAACCTTGTTTCCCAGGCCCGGATCGCCAGGGCAAGGGGGCAGCTGGTCCTGCTCATGGCCGGAAGTTCCGGCATTGCAGATCCTGCAGCTGTCGAAGCCATCAAGGTTGAAGTGAGGGCGGCCCTTTCTGCCATGAAGTCGGATCCCATGGGTGAAGCCTCCGGGAACCTTGTGCTCGGTATGGCGGAGAAAGAACTGGCCCGCTATCCCGAAGCCGAATACATTGTGCGCCGGGCTTTGGAAATTCACGAGAAGAACCGCTACCTCGAGGAAGCTGCCTACGATTGGTACCTTATCGCGTCCATACGTTCAGTGTCCGGCAGTTATAACAGGGCTGCGGAAGCCTTGCGTACAGCCATAAGTTTCGACCGTCGGGCAGAAAACGGCTTTGGCCTTGCTTCGAGCTGGCAGGCCCTGGGGGATGTGTACCTGAAAATGGGTAATGCCTCTGATGCCGAAGCCGCATATAAAAGGGCTGCAGGTATTTTCGAGGCCCTGGGGCTTCCCGTTTTGGCTGAAAAAATCAGGGCAAAACCAGGGCTTTAG
- a CDS encoding MlaD family protein, producing MKFRIRFADQIVGIFIILALASLVFIIVMLGSSQRWFAKDYSYHSSFVSAAGLSKNMPVLYRGFTIGNVQSFGLAENDQVEVVFRIQDLYVDRVRKGSMVELMVSPIGLGNQFLFHAGKGEERLAYGDFVPAVGSAEARDFIRQGLADEPRHDDSISLLLNRASSVMDAVNRTLFQVNEALITGTDSTAIGRIVGGVDRTVAGLETIPGTVNRAADTILSDVDILLADIDDVKHLLDNELERINPILADLNTLSSELANPSGVVMTALDTSGPLYLSIVDSLNSVSGILDNLDRTTAFIPGQMPALAGVITDLRVTLKTAEDVLVALTNNPLLRKGIPERVEVQSSGTSPRDIQF from the coding sequence ATGAAATTCAGGATACGCTTTGCCGATCAGATTGTTGGCATTTTCATTATCCTTGCCCTGGCTTCTCTGGTTTTCATTATTGTCATGTTGGGGAGTTCCCAGCGCTGGTTCGCAAAAGATTATTCATACCATTCTTCATTCGTCTCTGCGGCAGGCTTAAGCAAAAACATGCCGGTTCTCTACAGGGGCTTTACCATAGGCAATGTCCAGTCCTTTGGCCTGGCGGAAAACGATCAGGTTGAAGTTGTCTTCCGGATTCAGGATCTCTATGTGGACAGGGTAAGAAAAGGCTCCATGGTAGAACTTATGGTGAGCCCTATAGGGCTGGGGAACCAGTTCCTTTTCCATGCAGGCAAGGGCGAAGAGCGTTTGGCGTACGGCGATTTTGTGCCTGCCGTTGGTTCTGCCGAGGCCAGGGACTTTATACGCCAGGGGCTGGCGGACGAGCCCCGCCATGACGATTCCATTTCGCTTCTCCTAAACCGGGCAAGTTCTGTGATGGATGCTGTTAACCGTACCCTGTTCCAGGTTAACGAAGCCCTTATCACCGGCACTGACTCTACCGCCATAGGCAGGATAGTCGGCGGGGTCGATCGCACTGTCGCGGGGCTCGAAACCATTCCGGGTACTGTGAACAGGGCCGCCGATACAATTTTGTCAGATGTGGATATACTTTTGGCAGACATTGATGATGTCAAGCATTTGCTCGACAATGAGCTTGAACGCATCAACCCCATTCTGGCAGATTTGAACACTCTCTCCTCGGAACTCGCAAATCCTTCCGGGGTAGTTATGACTGCCCTGGATACTTCGGGCCCTCTCTATTTAAGCATTGTGGATTCCCTCAATTCTGTTTCGGGAATTCTCGACAACCTCGACAGGACCACTGCCTTTATACCCGGGCAGATGCCTGCCCTTGCGGGGGTTATTACAGACCTCAGGGTTACGCTTAAAACCGCAGAAGATGTGCTCGTGGCTTTGACAAACAACCCCCTGCTCCGCAAAGGCATACCCGAAAGGGTAGAAGTGCAGTCCAGCGGCACCAGCCCCAGGGATATACAGTTTTGA
- a CDS encoding ABC transporter ATP-binding protein, with the protein MAVILELKNVSFVAQNRIVVKNFSHQFEEGKTTALVGPSGSGKSTILKLTAGLLVPSEGEVSFRGQNITHMNRQDNLDFRREGSMVFQDSALWANQNLYQILELPLRIHFPRMPQSERENRIQSVLRDVGYKRDLSIRPSLLSMGEQKLIAFARAMLCRPKLLFLDEWTESLDDSAAQRLISLVHAQQNEHHTVLLVSHDFRIIKNMADYVLMILGGQFFLKLSREQMEEDEDLSRYVERGIAS; encoded by the coding sequence ATGGCAGTAATTTTGGAATTGAAGAATGTTTCCTTTGTCGCTCAAAACCGGATAGTGGTGAAAAACTTTTCCCATCAGTTCGAAGAAGGGAAGACCACCGCCCTGGTGGGTCCTTCGGGGAGCGGCAAGAGCACTATCCTCAAGCTCACTGCGGGCCTCCTCGTGCCTAGCGAGGGGGAAGTGTCCTTTAGGGGCCAGAATATCACCCATATGAACCGCCAGGACAACCTCGACTTCAGGCGAGAGGGCTCCATGGTCTTCCAGGATTCTGCCCTCTGGGCAAACCAGAACCTCTATCAGATCCTGGAGCTTCCCTTAAGGATACACTTCCCCAGGATGCCCCAATCAGAGCGGGAAAACCGCATACAATCAGTGCTGAGGGATGTGGGCTATAAGCGGGATCTTTCCATACGGCCTTCCCTGCTTTCCATGGGGGAGCAGAAGCTCATCGCATTTGCCAGGGCTATGCTCTGCAGGCCAAAGCTCCTTTTTCTTGACGAGTGGACAGAGTCCCTGGATGATTCGGCTGCCCAGCGGCTCATTTCCCTGGTGCATGCCCAGCAGAATGAACACCACACGGTTCTCCTGGTAAGCCACGATTTCCGGATCATCAAAAACATGGCAGACTATGTGCTCATGATCCTTGGGGGGCAGTTCTTCCTCAAGCTTTCCCGGGAACAGATGGAAGAGGATGAGGATCTGTCCCGGTATGTGGAAAGGGGAATCGCTTCATGA
- a CDS encoding ABC transporter permease has product MGAAIKSLFYALGFFVQILKGVGQFVRRGQAAHRVLIMQILFTFVEALSISTLLALGIGAAVNVIGIPFLAQFSQEAYIYPLLITIITRELGPLLTAFIIIARSATAIATEMAGMVISHEIEAYISVGVDPIEYLAVPRFLGVTISLFMLNIFFSVFGLAGSFAVAQIFNPMPASVYFGNILLSLSLPDIIVSVIKSITFGIIISVVAIVKGLAVERSSTEVPIAGLKAVGASFGWCILVDILLSALYYIMV; this is encoded by the coding sequence ATGGGCGCTGCAATAAAATCCCTTTTCTATGCTTTGGGTTTTTTTGTCCAAATCCTCAAAGGGGTGGGCCAGTTTGTCCGCCGGGGTCAGGCGGCTCATAGGGTCCTCATTATGCAGATACTCTTTACCTTTGTGGAAGCCCTGAGTATCTCCACCCTTCTTGCCCTGGGCATTGGGGCTGCGGTCAATGTCATAGGCATACCTTTTTTGGCCCAGTTTTCCCAGGAAGCCTACATCTACCCCCTGCTCATCACCATTATTACCAGGGAACTGGGGCCTCTCCTCACTGCCTTCATCATCATAGCCCGATCGGCTACGGCTATTGCCACTGAAATGGCAGGCATGGTGATTTCCCACGAGATAGAGGCCTATATATCTGTAGGGGTAGACCCCATCGAGTACCTGGCGGTCCCCCGTTTTTTGGGGGTAACGATTTCGCTTTTTATGCTGAACATTTTCTTTTCGGTCTTCGGCCTGGCGGGCTCCTTTGCAGTGGCCCAGATATTTAACCCCATGCCTGCCTCGGTTTACTTTGGGAACATCCTTTTGAGCCTGAGCTTGCCGGATATCATTGTTTCAGTTATAAAGAGTATAACCTTTGGCATTATTATTTCTGTGGTGGCCATAGTCAAGGGTTTGGCAGTGGAGCGATCAAGCACCGAGGTCCCCATAGCGGGCCTTAAGGCGGTGGGCGCTTCTTTTGGCTGGTGCATTTTGGTGGATATATTACTTTCCGCCCTTTACTATATAATGGTGTAA
- a CDS encoding ATP-binding protein: protein MQENQAAGTEESSQAKFSFLARMSHEMRTPLNAILGMTTIAQSSIEDPEKVIHCLSKINEASLHLLGMINDILDMSRIESGKLEFHSAEFDFEEMIKGIISSMQFSMNEKKQNFKLFLDPSLPRTVISDQKSLIQVITNLLGNAIKFTPAEGNISLKVKKLAEGDGSCTLKLDVADSGIGISPEAKEKLYALFEQADGSIDRKFEGIGLGLAITKSILDLMGGDISVQSEQGRGTCFTVKFAVEMVKAKEPEAVKAGAIFTGRCLLLAEDVEINREIIISLLEDTGIAIECAKNGIQALSMFEAAPSKYSIILMDIHMPEMDGYETTRKIRHSAAEEAFSIPIVALTANVFNEDIEKCHKAGMNDHLGKPIVYNDLVKMLEKYLLSN, encoded by the coding sequence ATGCAGGAAAACCAAGCAGCGGGAACAGAAGAGTCGAGCCAGGCAAAATTCAGCTTTCTGGCCCGTATGAGCCACGAAATGCGTACCCCCCTCAATGCTATTCTCGGCATGACAACCATTGCCCAAAGCTCCATTGAAGATCCTGAAAAAGTAATCCACTGCCTCAGCAAAATCAACGAGGCTTCCCTTCACCTGCTGGGGATGATCAACGACATCCTGGACATGTCCAGGATTGAATCGGGCAAACTGGAATTCCACAGTGCCGAATTCGACTTTGAAGAGATGATAAAGGGCATAATCTCCTCCATGCAGTTCAGCATGAACGAGAAGAAGCAGAATTTCAAACTTTTCCTTGATCCCAGCCTGCCCAGGACCGTTATCTCGGACCAGAAGAGCCTCATCCAGGTTATAACCAACCTCCTTGGCAATGCGATCAAGTTCACCCCCGCAGAAGGCAATATCAGCCTAAAGGTCAAAAAGCTCGCCGAAGGGGACGGGTCCTGCACCCTGAAGCTGGATGTGGCGGATTCGGGCATAGGCATAAGCCCTGAGGCCAAAGAAAAACTCTACGCCCTTTTTGAGCAGGCAGATGGCAGCATAGACCGTAAATTTGAAGGCATCGGCCTGGGCCTGGCCATTACCAAAAGCATACTGGATCTCATGGGCGGCGATATTTCCGTACAATCCGAACAGGGCAGGGGAACCTGCTTCACCGTCAAATTCGCTGTGGAGATGGTTAAAGCCAAAGAGCCCGAGGCAGTCAAGGCGGGCGCCATATTCACGGGCCGCTGCTTGCTGCTGGCCGAGGATGTGGAGATAAACCGCGAAATCATCATTTCCCTTCTGGAAGATACGGGCATTGCCATTGAATGCGCCAAAAACGGCATCCAGGCACTCAGCATGTTCGAAGCAGCCCCTTCCAAATACAGTATCATACTCATGGACATACACATGCCTGAAATGGACGGCTACGAAACCACCCGCAAAATACGGCACTCTGCTGCGGAGGAGGCATTCTCCATACCCATAGTGGCCCTCACAGCCAATGTCTTCAATGAAGATATTGAAAAGTGCCACAAGGCAGGCATGAACGATCACCTGGGAAAACCCATAGTCTACAACGATCTCGTAAAAATGCTTGAGAAGTATCTTTTAAGCAATTAA
- the argH gene encoding argininosuccinate lyase: MDSNRKPPDVLWAGRLSEKPEAEAFAFQASISVDQRLALDDIAGSRAHAAMLGKQGIIPKEAAEKLDKELAQIADELVAGKLAIDPNAEDIHSFVEGVLTQRLGDEGRMVHAGRSRNDQVAVDFRLYLKRAVPELQAELRETVSALLDQAEKHIDSVMPGYTHLQRAQPVTLGYHFCAWCAGLERDLSRFADALERLDECPLGSGALAGSGLPLDRHATAAALGFAGPTLNAMDSVADRDFTLELSSACAITMIHLSRFCEDVVIWASEEFKFINLAESWSTGSSIMPQKKNPDFAELIRGKSGRTVGNLVTLLALLKGLPYAYDKDLQEDKESLFDSLDTVRNCLRMFRGMMSTAAFSTERMEAACTGGFLEATDAAEYLVRKGLPFRKAHEAAALIVRDCIQAGQNRIADRTLAELKTRSALFEPDIYDAITPAACVKARSLKGGPAPEEVKRQIAELRERIAREFQI, encoded by the coding sequence TTGGACTCTAACAGAAAGCCGCCCGATGTACTCTGGGCGGGGCGTTTATCCGAGAAACCGGAAGCCGAGGCGTTTGCCTTTCAGGCTTCTATCTCTGTTGATCAGCGCCTCGCTTTGGATGATATTGCCGGAAGCCGCGCCCATGCAGCCATGCTGGGCAAGCAGGGAATTATACCTAAAGAGGCGGCGGAAAAGCTGGATAAGGAACTTGCCCAAATCGCTGACGAGCTTGTGGCCGGGAAGCTTGCCATAGATCCCAATGCCGAGGATATTCATTCCTTTGTCGAAGGCGTCCTTACCCAAAGGCTGGGCGACGAGGGCCGCATGGTTCACGCCGGCAGGAGCCGCAATGATCAGGTGGCGGTGGATTTCAGGCTCTACCTCAAGCGGGCTGTGCCCGAATTGCAGGCTGAACTTCGCGAGACTGTTTCCGCCCTTCTTGATCAGGCTGAAAAGCATATTGATTCTGTCATGCCCGGCTATACCCACCTCCAGCGGGCACAGCCTGTGACCCTGGGGTATCATTTCTGTGCCTGGTGCGCTGGGCTTGAGCGGGATCTTTCCCGCTTTGCGGATGCATTAGAACGCCTGGATGAGTGCCCCCTTGGATCAGGGGCGTTGGCAGGTTCGGGCCTCCCTCTGGATCGCCATGCAACTGCCGCGGCCCTTGGCTTTGCCGGGCCGACCCTCAACGCCATGGATTCTGTGGCGGACAGGGATTTCACCCTGGAGCTTTCGTCGGCCTGTGCAATCACCATGATCCATCTTTCCCGTTTCTGCGAGGATGTGGTGATCTGGGCCAGCGAGGAATTTAAATTCATCAATTTGGCTGAATCCTGGAGCACCGGATCTTCGATAATGCCCCAGAAGAAGAACCCCGATTTTGCGGAACTTATCAGGGGCAAGTCGGGCCGGACAGTCGGTAATCTGGTGACCCTCCTCGCTTTGTTAAAAGGTCTGCCCTATGCATACGACAAGGATCTTCAGGAAGACAAGGAGAGCCTTTTTGACAGTCTCGATACTGTCCGTAATTGCCTCCGCATGTTCAGGGGTATGATGAGCACTGCGGCATTCAGCACCGAACGCATGGAAGCCGCCTGTACCGGAGGTTTCCTTGAAGCCACCGACGCCGCAGAATACCTGGTACGCAAGGGCCTTCCTTTCCGCAAAGCCCACGAGGCTGCCGCCCTGATTGTCAGGGACTGCATTCAGGCGGGGCAGAACCGCATTGCGGATCGCACCCTGGCTGAACTCAAAACCCGCTCTGCGCTTTTTGAACCGGATATCTACGATGCCATTACCCCCGCTGCCTGCGTAAAAGCCCGCAGCCTTAAGGGAGGGCCTGCGCCCGAAGAAGTGAAGCGGCAAATTGCAGAACTGCGAGAAAGAATAGCCCGGGAGTTCCAAATCTGA
- a CDS encoding argininosuccinate synthase, whose product MKKKIVLAYSGGLDTTVIIPWLKENQDCDVIAVCVDVGQEADWKTIKKRALDTGASACYVADVKKEYVEEYVWPALKANALYEDKYLLGTSTARPLIAKVLVDYARKENATAIAHGATGKGNDQVRFDLGIMAFAPDIEIIAPWRTWRLKSREEEIRYLQRRKIPVPMKKKDSYSRDDNLWHISHEGLELEDPANEPSLKRMLKITVPPEKAPNKAEYVEIEFEKGIPTALNGKKMDGVALILALNKIGGANGVGLIDLVENRVVGMKSRGVYETPGGSILYYAHQELEHLCLDRQTYAFKQQVSLKMAEVIYGGLWFTPLREALSAFIDTTQKTVTGKVRVKLYKGSISSAGVTSPYSLYNTSIASFTTGELYNHADAKGFIRLYGLPVLVRALMEQDKKKGKTAAVKSDTAKPKAKSKKK is encoded by the coding sequence ATGAAGAAGAAGATTGTCCTGGCCTATTCGGGCGGGCTTGATACAACGGTGATTATCCCCTGGCTGAAGGAAAACCAGGACTGCGACGTTATCGCGGTCTGCGTGGATGTTGGTCAGGAAGCTGACTGGAAAACCATCAAAAAACGCGCCCTGGATACAGGCGCCTCTGCCTGCTATGTGGCGGATGTCAAAAAAGAATATGTAGAGGAATATGTGTGGCCTGCCCTCAAGGCCAATGCCCTCTATGAAGATAAATACCTTCTGGGTACTTCGACCGCCAGGCCCCTCATTGCCAAGGTGCTTGTGGATTATGCCCGCAAGGAAAATGCGACTGCCATAGCCCATGGCGCCACCGGCAAGGGAAATGACCAGGTGCGTTTTGATCTGGGCATCATGGCCTTTGCCCCTGATATCGAAATTATTGCCCCCTGGCGGACATGGCGGCTCAAGAGCAGGGAAGAGGAGATCCGCTATCTCCAGCGCAGGAAGATCCCCGTGCCCATGAAGAAGAAGGATTCCTACAGCCGGGACGATAATCTCTGGCATATTTCCCACGAGGGCCTTGAGCTTGAAGATCCCGCCAACGAGCCTTCGCTGAAGCGCATGCTCAAAATAACCGTGCCCCCCGAGAAGGCCCCCAATAAGGCTGAATATGTGGAAATAGAATTCGAGAAGGGAATTCCGACGGCCCTGAACGGCAAAAAGATGGATGGCGTTGCCCTGATCCTGGCCCTCAACAAGATAGGCGGCGCCAATGGCGTGGGCCTCATCGACCTTGTTGAAAACCGCGTGGTCGGCATGAAGAGCCGCGGCGTCTACGAGACTCCCGGTGGAAGCATACTCTATTACGCCCACCAGGAGCTGGAGCATCTTTGCCTCGACAGGCAAACCTACGCGTTCAAGCAGCAGGTCAGCTTAAAGATGGCCGAAGTCATCTACGGCGGCCTCTGGTTCACGCCCCTGCGCGAAGCCCTCTCCGCATTTATAGACACTACCCAGAAAACCGTGACTGGCAAGGTGCGCGTCAAGCTTTACAAAGGCAGTATCAGCTCCGCAGGCGTCACAAGCCCCTATTCTCTTTACAACACCAGTATTGCCAGTTTTACTACCGGCGAGCTGTATAACCACGCCGACGCCAAGGGCTTTATCAGGCTCTACGGGCTTCCCGTATTGGTACGGGCGCTTATGGAACAGGATAAGAAGAAGGGAAAGACTGCTGCGGTTAAAAGCGATACTGCGAAACCCAAAGCTAAATCAAAGAAAAAATAA
- a CDS encoding serine dehydratase beta chain, producing MPKENVPFFEIFGPVMIGPSSSHTAGVARICFLARKMFGALPVRARILFYGSLAATWKGHGSGDAAIAGLLGIPPEDERLSQGSAILKDFEAEDRGFPVFIEECRELPPSWHPNSLVVELFGARGQGPDHLAIRASSIGGGSIRIDEIDGFQVNLSGELEALLILHHDEIGVIAQVSRILANEKINIAGTSSHRKEKGEEALLVVEADGKIPQYAADQITALAPVYRVISVPSLVDL from the coding sequence ATGCCGAAAGAAAATGTGCCCTTTTTTGAGATTTTCGGCCCTGTAATGATAGGGCCTTCAAGTTCCCACACTGCGGGGGTGGCCCGCATCTGTTTCCTTGCAAGGAAAATGTTCGGCGCTCTCCCCGTCAGGGCCAGGATACTGTTTTATGGTTCCCTGGCCGCCACCTGGAAAGGCCACGGTTCGGGAGACGCAGCCATAGCGGGCCTTTTGGGCATACCCCCCGAAGATGAGCGGCTTTCGCAGGGCAGCGCTATCCTCAAAGACTTTGAAGCCGAAGACCGGGGCTTCCCTGTTTTTATAGAAGAATGCCGGGAGCTGCCCCCAAGCTGGCACCCCAACAGCCTTGTGGTGGAACTTTTTGGAGCCAGGGGGCAGGGTCCGGATCATCTGGCAATCAGGGCTTCCAGCATAGGCGGGGGTTCCATCAGGATTGACGAGATAGACGGATTCCAGGTGAACCTTTCAGGGGAACTTGAAGCCCTGCTCATACTGCACCACGATGAAATCGGGGTGATAGCCCAGGTGTCCCGCATTTTGGCCAACGAGAAAATCAACATCGCGGGAACTTCAAGCCACCGCAAAGAAAAAGGCGAAGAAGCCCTTCTTGTGGTGGAGGCGGACGGCAAGATCCCCCAATATGCCGCCGATCAAATCACCGCCCTGGCCCCGGTTTACCGGGTCATTTCCGTACCCTCCCTGGTGGATCTATGA
- a CDS encoding L-serine ammonia-lyase, iron-sulfur-dependent, subunit beta, which yields MKYRFNSFTELSQILEEEKIPAPRYMIKREMFISGSSEEAVIKELDRRIEVTRQALIKGLEHPQHSRSGLTKGAANAFTSAERGLVGDALFRRAVAYSLAINEVNACGGKVVSFPTAGSSGIVPGVIWAWHDCKRGAGAVPQKPHRFSLPVAKPLSPPYTAELREAFLISGLVGILISQGATLAGSEGGCQAECGSAGAMAACAVSWLEGLPLDKCFSAAALSLKNSLGLACDPVAGLVEVPCVKRNAFVAVNALTAADMTLAGIESVIPFDEVVWAMKQIGDSIPLAIKETAMGGLALTPTGKAFKERTRGVL from the coding sequence ATGAAATACAGGTTCAACAGCTTTACTGAACTTTCCCAGATATTGGAAGAAGAAAAAATTCCCGCCCCCCGATACATGATTAAGCGTGAAATGTTTATTTCAGGATCGTCGGAAGAAGCGGTTATCAAAGAACTTGACCGCCGTATCGAAGTAACAAGGCAAGCCCTGATCAAAGGGCTGGAACATCCCCAGCATTCCCGTTCGGGCCTCACCAAAGGCGCCGCAAATGCCTTTACCTCAGCGGAAAGGGGACTCGTCGGCGATGCCCTTTTCAGGCGGGCAGTTGCCTACTCTTTGGCAATTAACGAAGTGAACGCCTGCGGCGGCAAGGTGGTGTCCTTTCCCACAGCAGGTTCAAGCGGCATAGTCCCGGGTGTGATTTGGGCCTGGCATGATTGCAAGCGGGGCGCCGGAGCCGTCCCCCAAAAACCCCACCGGTTTAGCCTCCCTGTAGCAAAACCCCTAAGCCCACCCTACACAGCGGAACTACGGGAAGCATTTTTAATTTCAGGTCTTGTAGGCATACTCATCTCCCAGGGGGCTACCCTGGCAGGTTCCGAAGGAGGCTGTCAGGCTGAATGCGGATCAGCAGGAGCCATGGCTGCCTGCGCCGTCTCATGGCTTGAAGGGCTGCCCCTGGATAAGTGTTTTTCCGCCGCAGCCTTGTCGCTGAAAAATTCCCTGGGCCTCGCCTGCGATCCCGTCGCGGGCCTTGTGGAAGTTCCCTGCGTTAAGCGTAATGCCTTTGTCGCGGTCAATGCTTTGACTGCGGCGGACATGACCCTTGCGGGCATCGAAAGCGTCATACCCTTTGACGAGGTGGTCTGGGCTATGAAGCAGATAGGCGACTCCATACCGCTGGCGATTAAGGAAACCGCCATGGGCGGGCTGGCGTTGACTCCGACGGGTAAGGCGTTTAAGGAAAGGACACGAGGAGTTTTATGA